Genomic DNA from Triticum dicoccoides isolate Atlit2015 ecotype Zavitan chromosome 4B, WEW_v2.0, whole genome shotgun sequence:
TAGGACACATCAGCACGCCAACAAGCAGAAATCATAATCATATCATCTCTTGGGCAACAGAACCACTAACTCCGGGCATGTTCTCATGATCTCATCAATGGAACATCCTTTGAGATGAATCTAAAGAATGGATCAGAGTTGGGACAGCAAACTGTTGAGTTCATGGCTACTGACAACACAGCACATAGCTGACGCTGCAAGAAATTGGAGGTTCATTACAAGAAAACCCATTCATCCGCTTACACATAGCTACTGGCGGGGGAAATTATAAGCTTAGTGGAAAAAGCCAACAACAGCATGAAAAACAAGCACCAGTGCACAAAACCAACTACTAAATAGCGAGGACCCTTGTAGCCTTGAATTTGTTTTTGATGAGAGTGGCCTCCTACCCCAAGCATACTCAACCATATATTGTCATTGCGCCGCATCACCGGGGATCACTCTTTCTGCAAGTGTAAATTTGTCAGTGTAATTCTAAAAAGGAGATGACATGATATTATATAAATTGCCAATCAGTAAGCATAATTAGTTGTAATTACATAGCTAGCACTCAGAGTTTGCTCGGGCACATTTCAAGTATGACTTTCAATCTGATAAGGCATTCAATGTTTTGTTTGTTCCACTAACTATATATGGAGTATCACTTAAGAGTTGTTCCTGAATCACAAATGAGAGGACATATAGATACAAATATACCTTGTGGATGGTAGAAACTCATGTATGGAATCAAACCACGAAGCTTTTCTCTCTTCTGCAGCTTCTTCCACCGAAATGTCTTGAGATTAAGCTCATAGATGTCAAGGCCCATGGTCACGAAAATGGTATCACTGCCCTCCACAGATCCAATCAGTCTAAGTCTTTCATTGGGATTTTGAATGGGGAGATGGTTATTAAGATTGATGACAGAACGCTGAGTCCATGAGGCAATGCCGTCGGAACCCGTCTGCCTTGACCACAATTGGAGGGTTACCTTATCCACATGTGCAAACCCCAAACTGTTATCATCCATCGCCATGAGGCTAGCGGCATTGAGATTGAAAGGCCCAGCCAACGGTGGATCAATCAGCGATAAGCAGTTAGATACCAGGTCatacttgagaattacaatgtgatAATCTTCCTGATAGTACACGAGATTGACGTAAAGTGCGCCTTCGACAAAGACAGGTGCCATTTCGTCCCAGGATGGAGTGTACCCACCAACATGAAGAGCAGAGCACGGCTCGCCCCACTTATCAAGACGAGAATGAGAGCACGGCTTGCTCCAATCAGCCGTCATCGGCAAGGACACGCATGCGCTCACAAAACATCCGCCATCTTCTTCAATCGCATCAATACCGATGTAGGCCACCTGGAAGGGGCCTGCGTGGCACGCACGGTGGTCACAGCCGGCCACCGCGCAGAGCACCGCTGCCCCGTAGCTGCTGCCGACCTGGCTGGGCTGGTCCAGCTCAAAGCTGCTGCCGACCTGGCTGGGCTGGTCCAGCTCAAAGCTGCTGCCGACCTGGCTGGGCTGGTCCAgctccctccggcggcccgtcatgGGGTCCCAAACGA
This window encodes:
- the LOC119291641 gene encoding uncharacterized protein LOC119291641 isoform X1, producing the protein MTGRRRELDQPSQVGSSFELDQPSQVGSSFELDQPSQVGSSYGAAVLCAVAGCDHRACHAGPFQVAYIGIDAIEEDGGCFVSACVSLPMTADWSKPCSHSRLDKWGEPCSALHVGGYTPSWDEMAPVFVEGALYVNLVYYQEDYHIVILKYDLVSNCLSLIDPPLAGPFNLNAASLMAMDDNSLGFAHVDKVTLQLWSRQTGSDGIASWTQRSVINLNNHLPIQNPNERLRLIGSVEGSDTIFVTMGLDIYELNLKTFRWKKLQKREKLRGLIPYMSFYHPQERVIPGDAAQ
- the LOC119291641 gene encoding uncharacterized protein LOC119291641 isoform X2 gives rise to the protein MTGRRRELDQPSQVGSSFELDQPSQVGSSYGAAVLCAVAGCDHRACHAGPFQVAYIGIDAIEEDGGCFVSACVSLPMTADWSKPCSHSRLDKWGEPCSALHVGGYTPSWDEMAPVFVEGALYVNLVYYQEDYHIVILKYDLVSNCLSLIDPPLAGPFNLNAASLMAMDDNSLGFAHVDKVTLQLWSRQTGSDGIASWTQRSVINLNNHLPIQNPNERLRLIGSVEGSDTIFVTMGLDIYELNLKTFRWKKLQKREKLRGLIPYMSFYHPQERVIPGDAAQ